In Spinacia oleracea cultivar Varoflay chromosome 5, BTI_SOV_V1, whole genome shotgun sequence, a single window of DNA contains:
- the LOC110780152 gene encoding protein DETOXIFICATION 34-like → MKSSAAAARIGDVAAAALIGAADAALICCLHARSAAAALVLICYTMNLNGWEGMLFIGINAAIGVRVSNELGSGNARAAKYSVIVIVSQSLYIESKDMQNVVAHLAYLLGITMVLNSVQPVISGSSIILLIIGVAVGGGWQALVAYVNLFSYYVIGLPLGYFLGYKTPLGVEGVVLQYAWYLDRNDNRN, encoded by the exons ATGAAAAG TTCTGCTGCTGCTGCACGGATCGGTGATGTTGCTGCCGCTGCACTGATCGGTGCTGCTGATGCCGCACTGATCTGCTGCCTACATGCgcgatctgctgctgctgcacTAGTGCTGATCTGCTACAC TATGAATTTAAATGGATGGGAAGGCATGCTATTCATAGGAATCAATGCTGCTATAGG AGTTCGAGTATCCAACGAGCTTGGATCAGGAAATGCAAGAGCGGCCAAGTATTCCGTGATAGTCATTGTTTCTCAGTCCCTCTACATAG AAAGTAAAGATATGCAAAACGTTGTTGCTCATTTAGCCTATCTTCTGGGCATTACCATGGTGCTTAACAGTGTCCAGCCAGTCATATCAG GTTCAAGTATAATTTTGTTGATTATAGGTGTCGCGGTTGGAGGAGGGTGGCAGGCCTTAGTTGCTTACGTAAACCTGTTTTCCTACTATGTTATTGGACTTCCTCTGGGATATTTCCTCGGCTATAAGACTCCCTTAGGTGTGGAG GGTGTTGTGCTGCAATATGCATGGTATTTGGATAGGAATGATAATCGGAACTAG